A single Coregonus clupeaformis isolate EN_2021a chromosome 39, ASM2061545v1, whole genome shotgun sequence DNA region contains:
- the LOC121554650 gene encoding myozenin-2 isoform X2: MSQFSTMTTNERKLQAAAICREIQGPEEMDLGKKMSVPKDVMLEELSLVSNRGSLLFEKRKRRSEKYTFESIQNVSNTQINNGVNLQTESQETKENSLRVEQSSKMPPNMPDPSTAPNPDNIAPGYGGPLQEMEPEKFNRTCLPKSYHSPWDQAIYHHDPSLADSLVTRLPEPEAKPEGPGYKSFNRVATPFGGFGGKSTRPAPLFKAPEVEHNSMPDLYPELQAEPAVQRPTFNRVACGWAGASAPLILPTVHLDPTFIPESDDL, translated from the exons ATGTCGCAGTTCTCTACCATGACAACCAACGAGAGGAAACTGCAAGCAGCAGCCATCTGTAGGGAGATACAGGGTCCTgaag AGATGGACCTGGGGAAGAAGATGAGTGTCCCTAAGGATGTGATGCTGGAGGAGCTGTCTCTGGTGTCCAACAGGGGCTCCCTCCTCTTTGAAAAGCGCAAGAGGCGCTCAGAGAAATACACCTTCGAGAGCATCCAGAATGTATCCAACACACAGATCAAT AATGGTGTAAATCTTCAAACGGAGAGTCAAGAAACGAAAGAAAACAGCTTAAGAGTGGAGCAGTCGTCTAAAATGCCCCCGAACATGCCTGACCCGAGCACCGCCCCTAACCCAGACAACATTGCACCAG GTTATGGTGGACCTCTGCAAGAAATGGAACCAGAGAAGTTCAACAGAACATGCCTCCCGAAGTCCTACCACTCCCCCTGGGACCAGGCCATCTACCACCACGACCCCTCCCTGGCCGATAGCCTCGTCACTCGCCTGCCAGAGCCCGAGGCCAAGCCAGAAGGACCAGGGTACAAGAGCTTCAACAG GGTGGCTACTCCGTTCGGAGGCTTCGGAGGCAAGTCCACCAGACCGGCCCCATTGTTCAAGGCCCCCGAGGTGGAACACAACTCCATGCCGGACCTGTACCCCGAGCTCCAGGCGGAGCCTGCAGTGCAGAGGCCCACATTCAACAGGGTGGCCTGCGGCTGGGCGGGGGCCAGCGCCCCCCTCATCCTTCCCACAGTGCACCTGGATCCCACGTTTATCCCAGAGTCCGATGACCTTTGA
- the LOC121554650 gene encoding myozenin-2 isoform X1, which produces MSQFSTMTTNERKLQAAAICREIQGPEDAEMDLGKKMSVPKDVMLEELSLVSNRGSLLFEKRKRRSEKYTFESIQNVSNTQINNGVNLQTESQETKENSLRVEQSSKMPPNMPDPSTAPNPDNIAPGYGGPLQEMEPEKFNRTCLPKSYHSPWDQAIYHHDPSLADSLVTRLPEPEAKPEGPGYKSFNRVATPFGGFGGKSTRPAPLFKAPEVEHNSMPDLYPELQAEPAVQRPTFNRVACGWAGASAPLILPTVHLDPTFIPESDDL; this is translated from the exons ATGTCGCAGTTCTCTACCATGACAACCAACGAGAGGAAACTGCAAGCAGCAGCCATCTGTAGGGAGATACAGGGTCCTgaag ATGCAGAGATGGACCTGGGGAAGAAGATGAGTGTCCCTAAGGATGTGATGCTGGAGGAGCTGTCTCTGGTGTCCAACAGGGGCTCCCTCCTCTTTGAAAAGCGCAAGAGGCGCTCAGAGAAATACACCTTCGAGAGCATCCAGAATGTATCCAACACACAGATCAAT AATGGTGTAAATCTTCAAACGGAGAGTCAAGAAACGAAAGAAAACAGCTTAAGAGTGGAGCAGTCGTCTAAAATGCCCCCGAACATGCCTGACCCGAGCACCGCCCCTAACCCAGACAACATTGCACCAG GTTATGGTGGACCTCTGCAAGAAATGGAACCAGAGAAGTTCAACAGAACATGCCTCCCGAAGTCCTACCACTCCCCCTGGGACCAGGCCATCTACCACCACGACCCCTCCCTGGCCGATAGCCTCGTCACTCGCCTGCCAGAGCCCGAGGCCAAGCCAGAAGGACCAGGGTACAAGAGCTTCAACAG GGTGGCTACTCCGTTCGGAGGCTTCGGAGGCAAGTCCACCAGACCGGCCCCATTGTTCAAGGCCCCCGAGGTGGAACACAACTCCATGCCGGACCTGTACCCCGAGCTCCAGGCGGAGCCTGCAGTGCAGAGGCCCACATTCAACAGGGTGGCCTGCGGCTGGGCGGGGGCCAGCGCCCCCCTCATCCTTCCCACAGTGCACCTGGATCCCACGTTTATCCCAGAGTCCGATGACCTTTGA